One region of Chlamydia psittaci 6BC genomic DNA includes:
- a CDS encoding DUF1389 domain-containing protein, translating into MPFFEITFPKLLGELLVEQHLSFEEFDEFMGHLKYIHSSLSLNTLSRSLREKITDFGIDRIRDIESLSLIQNKFKDTLLSYCPFLWLSKFCDVCALERNLFLLCPLPREAWQSRASLSAYWVSRLGFSDEPITIFSPVFWVVAEIMSDVEYSYLVYYADVDAWEKNKEIVSSLFVRYCQYVSRSRESVLIKLKLKEEHFAKYLLLLAKHGFSLRGVRLLRSLTLEQVLTLQDLTTGEKGNRLSRWMKSFGNAFYNPNNHSAVFLPFDCLDNREFSQALRLLTWSELREHGVHQSDAEFSRYLSEISGYPIVISDPILWKAEREVRKFNLTTGECLLTLQSGVSTLPPLRWTNWPRSVYTRRSHNV; encoded by the coding sequence TTGCCATTTTTCGAGATAACTTTCCCGAAGTTATTAGGGGAGCTGCTAGTAGAGCAACACTTGAGCTTTGAAGAATTTGACGAGTTTATGGGTCATCTGAAGTATATCCATTCCTCTCTGTCATTAAACACCTTATCTCGGTCTCTTAGGGAGAAGATCACCGATTTCGGTATAGATAGAATTAGAGACATCGAGTCGCTATCTCTTATCCAAAACAAATTTAAGGACACTTTACTATCTTATTGTCCATTTTTATGGCTGTCAAAATTCTGCGATGTATGCGCCCTAGAAAGAAATCTTTTTTTACTATGTCCTCTTCCTCGAGAAGCTTGGCAATCTCGGGCTTCCCTGTCCGCATATTGGGTTTCTCGCTTAGGTTTTTCAGATGAACCGATCACTATTTTTTCTCCTGTTTTCTGGGTAGTCGCCGAGATCATGTCGGATGTTGAGTACAGTTATCTTGTTTATTACGCAGATGTAGATGCTTGGGAGAAAAATAAAGAGATTGTAAGTTCGTTGTTTGTTCGCTATTGTCAATACGTCTCTCGCAGCCGAGAATCTGTGCTTATCAAGCTTAAGCTCAAGGAAGAACATTTTGCAAAATATCTGCTGTTGTTAGCAAAACATGGGTTTTCTTTGCGTGGAGTGCGTCTTTTAAGGTCTCTGACTTTAGAGCAAGTGTTGACATTACAAGATTTGACAACAGGAGAGAAGGGAAATAGATTATCCAGATGGATGAAGTCTTTTGGGAATGCTTTCTATAATCCCAATAACCATTCTGCTGTATTTCTACCTTTTGATTGCCTGGATAATAGAGAATTCTCTCAAGCATTACGGTTACTTACTTGGTCAGAATTGAGAGAACACGGAGTTCATCAGAGTGATGCAGAGTTTTCTCGTTATCTTAGCGAGATCTCTGGTTATCCAATTGTTATTTCTGATCCTATTTTGTGGAAAGCTGAGAGAGAGGTAAGGAAATTTAACCTGACGACAGGAGAGTGTTTGCTGACTCTTCAATCAGGAGTATCGACATTGCCGCCGTTGAGGTGGACGAACTGGCCTCGCTCTGTGTATACAAGGCGTTCACATAACGTCTGA
- a CDS encoding DUF648 domain-containing protein, translating to MDLYFFTPVSFSPQYIEKKISSGQPVHLEKIIERIGNFLHICGPKIQVTDLSESGSLCYRVVKPEFSCIQSCMKILAYLLVIPVIIALVVKLITHILLLQKYQLKREESDRECIENNREILQGPVAIHPITLVNTREEGVEETHTVISRDLLAIFRDNFPEVIRGAASRATLEL from the coding sequence GTGGATCTGTATTTTTTCACACCCGTATCGTTTTCTCCGCAATATATAGAAAAGAAAATATCTTCAGGACAGCCTGTGCATTTAGAGAAAATAATAGAACGCATAGGCAATTTTCTTCATATTTGTGGTCCTAAAATTCAAGTGACAGATTTGTCTGAGAGTGGATCCTTATGCTATAGGGTAGTTAAGCCCGAGTTTTCTTGCATACAAAGTTGTATGAAGATACTAGCATACCTTTTAGTTATACCTGTAATTATAGCTCTGGTTGTTAAACTTATTACACACATCTTATTACTACAGAAGTATCAGCTTAAAAGAGAAGAGAGTGATCGTGAATGTATTGAGAATAATCGTGAAATTCTGCAAGGTCCAGTAGCTATTCATCCGATTACTTTAGTTAATACACGGGAAGAGGGGGTGGAGGAAACGCATACGGTCATTTCTAGAGATCTACTTGCCATTTTTCGAGATAACTTTCCCGAAGTTATTAGGGGAGCTGCTAGTAGAGCAACACTTGAGCTTTGA